In Zunongwangia profunda SM-A87, the following proteins share a genomic window:
- a CDS encoding ATP-binding protein, with product MRIYNLFIIFILLLLNSCKQEQKANNDTSKFENGNIKELQTKKDFRISDTDSLKKEELLKLSYKYMRAQDSVQFFSVNKKARKLSEKLRDTNAIAASYWDLGQYYYKKDIRDSAYYYFNEAKKNYIKIGDQSNAARLLLNMSVIQKDFKDYTGSEVALTEAIQLLEPSKNHKQLYGAYNNLGILFKELEEFDRSLYYYNKALNYLQKVQTKNKFPSLWNNIGNVYLDKKDYKTAISYFNKGLNEDDSLRFKDPKIYSMLIDNRAFAQWRTADTSGVIEEYKSAFRIRKENDIKAGMTISQMRIAKYYLAKKDSSTALSYAKDARDLSIKIQANENYLSSLKLLSEIDVENALNYTQTYIQLNDSLQKEERTVRNKFARIRFETDEYISETKKLNQRVIRISIIAGIIIIIAILLYIIKDQRSKNKLIQQKQQANQEIYNLILAQQKYYEEGREREKLHLSRELHDGVLGKLFGLRLSLDILNEEDSRESKNNRKKYINEIATVAKEIRDISHKLSENNFVEVNFKVVLEELINQHKVYQFNINFEIDNTIDWNKISNNIKIHIYRILQEALANIYKHAKAHHVKISIFQKQHDLNVIIKDDGKGFDSNETAGIGVKNMKSRSKSIGAAFSIVSKINEGTTISVSVKI from the coding sequence ATGCGGATATATAATCTATTTATAATTTTTATTTTACTTCTTTTAAATTCTTGTAAACAAGAACAAAAAGCAAATAATGACACATCTAAATTTGAGAACGGAAATATAAAAGAACTTCAAACAAAAAAGGATTTTAGAATAAGTGATACAGATAGCCTAAAAAAAGAAGAATTACTAAAATTGTCCTATAAATATATGCGGGCTCAAGATTCCGTTCAGTTTTTTTCAGTTAATAAAAAGGCCAGAAAGCTTTCCGAAAAACTTAGAGATACCAATGCAATTGCAGCATCCTACTGGGATTTGGGTCAATATTACTATAAAAAAGATATAAGAGATAGTGCCTACTATTATTTTAATGAGGCTAAAAAAAATTACATTAAAATAGGGGATCAAAGCAATGCGGCGAGGCTACTTCTAAATATGTCAGTTATTCAAAAGGATTTTAAGGATTATACAGGTAGTGAAGTGGCGTTAACTGAAGCTATTCAACTTTTAGAACCCTCAAAAAACCATAAACAATTATATGGAGCCTATAATAATCTGGGAATTCTATTTAAAGAACTAGAAGAATTTGATAGATCTCTTTATTATTATAATAAAGCGCTGAATTATTTACAAAAAGTTCAGACTAAAAATAAATTCCCTTCACTATGGAACAATATCGGTAATGTATATCTTGATAAAAAAGACTATAAAACGGCTATTTCTTATTTCAATAAGGGTTTAAATGAAGATGATAGCCTAAGATTCAAAGATCCGAAAATATATTCAATGCTTATTGATAATCGCGCTTTTGCGCAATGGCGAACAGCCGATACTTCTGGAGTTATAGAAGAATATAAATCAGCATTCAGGATACGTAAAGAAAATGACATTAAAGCGGGAATGACCATCAGTCAAATGAGAATCGCAAAATATTATTTAGCCAAAAAAGATTCTTCTACGGCCCTATCTTATGCTAAAGATGCTAGGGACCTTTCCATAAAAATTCAGGCCAATGAAAATTATCTTTCTTCTTTAAAATTATTATCAGAAATAGATGTTGAAAATGCCTTAAATTATACGCAAACCTATATTCAACTAAATGACAGTTTACAAAAAGAAGAAAGGACTGTTAGGAACAAATTTGCACGTATTCGTTTTGAAACCGACGAATATATTTCGGAAACCAAAAAATTAAACCAACGGGTAATACGGATTTCTATAATTGCCGGGATCATTATCATTATTGCTATATTGCTTTATATTATCAAAGACCAGCGTTCTAAAAACAAACTTATTCAGCAAAAACAACAGGCCAACCAGGAAATTTATAACCTTATCCTGGCACAACAAAAATATTACGAAGAAGGCAGGGAAAGAGAAAAACTTCACCTTTCCAGAGAACTGCATGATGGTGTGCTAGGTAAACTTTTTGGATTACGCTTAAGTCTCGATATTCTTAATGAAGAAGACTCCAGAGAGAGCAAGAATAATAGAAAAAAATATATCAATGAAATTGCGACAGTAGCAAAAGAGATAAGGGATATATCCCATAAGCTTAGTGAAAATAATTTTGTTGAAGTCAACTTTAAAGTCGTATTAGAGGAGCTTATAAATCAGCACAAAGTATATCAGTTTAATATTAATTTCGAAATTGATAATACTATAGACTGGAATAAAATTAGCAATAACATTAAAATTCATATCTATAGAATTTTACAGGAAGCTTTAGCCAATATTTATAAACACGCAAAAGCACACCACGTAAAAATTTCAATTTTTCAAAAACAGCACGATTTAAATGTAATTATTAAAGATGATGGAAAAGGCTTTGATAGCAATGAAACCGCAGGCATTGGTGTTAAAAACATGAAATCAAGAAGCAAATCTATAGGCGCAGCTTTTTCTATTGTTTCAAAAATAAACGAGGGGACGACTATTTCTGTTTCAGTCAAAATTTAA
- a CDS encoding response regulator, with translation MRTIKILLIDDHPLILEGYQNVLNRLEIADIKFVIETSDNCDQAWQKIVSENYDVVFLDINFPVAENSRFISGEDLGAEIKKEFGNKIKLVILTVIEDPLRVQNILRNVNPDGFLVKGETNSEELITCLKKVITYPPFYGATISKILQSGVVNPQVIDEIDRQILHQLSLGTKTKDIPLHVHLSLRAVEDRKRRLKEIMDVQQGGNKALLEKARKSGYI, from the coding sequence ATGCGAACTATTAAAATTTTACTTATTGACGATCACCCATTAATATTAGAGGGCTATCAAAATGTATTAAATAGATTGGAAATCGCGGACATTAAATTCGTAATAGAAACTTCAGATAATTGTGACCAGGCCTGGCAAAAAATTGTATCAGAAAATTATGATGTGGTATTTTTAGATATCAATTTCCCGGTAGCTGAAAATTCCAGATTTATTTCAGGAGAAGATTTGGGAGCTGAAATTAAAAAAGAATTTGGTAATAAAATAAAACTAGTAATCTTAACAGTTATAGAGGATCCTTTAAGGGTTCAGAATATTTTACGTAATGTAAATCCAGATGGATTCTTAGTAAAAGGAGAAACGAATTCAGAAGAACTCATTACCTGTCTTAAAAAAGTGATTACCTATCCTCCATTTTACGGAGCGACAATTTCTAAAATTTTACAATCAGGTGTTGTGAATCCTCAGGTTATTGATGAGATCGATCGGCAAATTCTTCATCAGCTTTCTTTGGGTACAAAAACCAAAGATATACCCCTACATGTTCATCTTTCCCTAAGGGCGGTAGAAGATCGAAAAAGAAGACTAAAAGAGATTATGGACGTTCAACAAGGAGGAAATAAAGCATTGCTTGAAAAAGCTAGGAAGAGTGGTTATATCTAG
- the rpmA gene encoding 50S ribosomal protein L27 yields MAHKKGVGSSKNGRESESKRLGVKIFGGQAAIAGNIIVRQRGTAHNPGENVYAGKDHTLHAKIDGVVKFTKKKDNKSYVSIVPFEA; encoded by the coding sequence ATGGCACATAAAAAAGGAGTTGGTAGTTCCAAGAACGGTAGAGAATCAGAATCGAAACGTCTTGGAGTGAAGATTTTTGGAGGTCAGGCTGCGATAGCAGGTAACATCATTGTTAGACAAAGAGGTACTGCTCACAATCCTGGTGAAAATGTTTATGCTGGTAAAGATCATACTTTGCACGCAAAAATTGATGGTGTAGTAAAATTCACTAAAAAGAAAGACAATAAGTCTTATGTTTCTATAGTTCCTTTCGAGGCTTAA
- the rplU gene encoding 50S ribosomal protein L21 produces the protein MYAIVEIAGQQFKVAKDQKVFVHRLEGEEGDSVSFDKVLLTGDGDNITVGAPAIEGALVGAKINRHLKGDKVIVFKKKRRKGYKVKNGHRQYLTEIVIESITAKGGKKASESKAEKKEEKKADNDLSKHTVAELKEMAKEKGIEGYSSMKKAELIEALS, from the coding sequence ATGTACGCAATTGTAGAGATAGCAGGGCAGCAATTTAAAGTTGCGAAAGACCAAAAAGTGTTTGTACACCGTTTAGAAGGAGAAGAAGGAGACAGCGTTTCTTTTGATAAAGTTCTTCTTACAGGAGACGGAGACAACATTACTGTTGGCGCCCCGGCTATAGAAGGTGCTCTAGTAGGGGCAAAGATTAATCGTCACCTTAAAGGAGACAAAGTAATTGTTTTCAAAAAGAAAAGACGTAAGGGTTACAAAGTTAAAAATGGTCACCGCCAGTATTTAACTGAGATTGTAATCGAGAGTATTACTGCTAAAGGTGGTAAAAAAGCTTCTGAAAGCAAAGCTGAAAAGAAAGAAGAGAAAAAAGCCGATAACGATTTAAGCAAGCACACTGTAGCAGAGCTTAAAGAGATGGCTAAAGAGAAAGGGATTGAAGGATATTCTTCAATGAAAAAAGCTGAATTAATCGAAGCTTTAAGCTAA
- a CDS encoding DUF4199 domain-containing protein, producing MKNIGIPAKFGIMIAVGLIVYFLALSLVGLHTNPLFSFLNCAIMGFGIWMAIKAKRNNDAGLFKYGEGFTTGLITGFIATTLFTIFFGIYASELNPDFLDQFVTMWRSQYQAGLGVVLFTVYAMGAATTFALTLAFMQLFKKSWNTTEGKKHTM from the coding sequence ATGAAAAATATTGGAATACCCGCAAAGTTTGGAATTATGATCGCTGTAGGTCTAATTGTTTATTTTTTAGCACTGTCTCTAGTAGGATTGCATACTAATCCGTTGTTCAGTTTCCTGAATTGTGCAATTATGGGATTTGGTATTTGGATGGCTATTAAGGCTAAGAGAAACAATGATGCTGGATTATTTAAATATGGAGAAGGATTTACAACAGGTCTTATCACTGGATTCATTGCGACCACTTTATTTACGATTTTCTTTGGTATTTATGCCAGTGAGCTAAATCCAGATTTTCTAGATCAGTTTGTTACGATGTGGAGAAGCCAGTATCAGGCGGGATTAGGAGTAGTGCTATTTACGGTGTATGCAATGGGTGCTGCCACAACTTTTGCGCTAACGCTTGCGTTTATGCAACTGTTTAAAAAGAGCTGGAATACTACGGAAGGGAAAAAACATACCATGTAA
- a CDS encoding M16 family metallopeptidase: MINKLKLAAGALLLSAVGFSQEVEYTEYDLDNGLHVILHQDNSAPVVTTSVMYHVGGKDREDGRTGFAHFFEHLLFEGTENIPKGKWFEIVSSHGGNNNANTSNDRTYYYETFPSNNLELGLWMESERMMHPVIKQEGVDTQNEVVKEERRMRMDNSPYGNILPAMQKNMFKKHPYKDPNIGYMEDLDAATLQEFKDYFAKYYVPNNAVLVVAGDIDIKETKDMIQDYFGPIKAGEEVTRDYPKEEPITEEIHAEFYDPNIQIPMAITGYRTPEFGNKDSYVLNMISTYLSDGKSSKLYKKLVDEQNIALQVGAFNLEQEDYGMYLIYALPQGETSLDSINTEIEDEITKLRNELISESDFEKLQNKAENSYVNSNSSIAGIANSLARNYLLYKDTSLINEEIDIYRNITREDIKEVANKYLKPNQRVIIDYLPEEKEAE; the protein is encoded by the coding sequence ATGATTAACAAACTAAAGCTAGCCGCTGGCGCTCTGCTATTAAGTGCTGTTGGCTTTTCCCAGGAGGTTGAATACACCGAGTATGATCTCGACAATGGGCTACACGTTATCTTACACCAGGACAATTCGGCTCCCGTAGTTACTACATCGGTAATGTATCACGTGGGTGGTAAAGATCGTGAAGATGGTCGTACCGGATTTGCACACTTTTTTGAACACCTTTTATTCGAAGGAACCGAAAACATTCCCAAAGGAAAATGGTTTGAAATTGTTAGTTCTCATGGCGGAAATAATAATGCTAACACTTCCAACGACAGAACTTATTATTACGAAACTTTTCCTTCAAATAATCTGGAATTAGGCTTATGGATGGAATCTGAGCGTATGATGCATCCCGTTATTAAACAAGAAGGAGTAGATACCCAGAACGAAGTTGTGAAGGAAGAGCGGAGAATGCGAATGGATAATTCTCCTTATGGTAACATTTTACCTGCTATGCAAAAAAACATGTTTAAAAAGCACCCTTATAAAGATCCTAATATTGGCTATATGGAAGATCTTGATGCAGCAACATTGCAGGAATTTAAAGACTATTTCGCCAAATATTATGTTCCTAACAATGCGGTTCTTGTAGTTGCCGGGGACATTGATATTAAAGAAACTAAAGATATGATCCAGGATTACTTTGGCCCTATTAAGGCAGGTGAAGAAGTAACCAGGGATTACCCAAAAGAAGAACCGATTACTGAAGAAATTCATGCTGAATTCTATGATCCAAATATCCAGATCCCTATGGCGATCACTGGCTATAGAACCCCAGAATTTGGCAACAAAGACTCGTATGTTTTAAATATGATCTCTACCTATTTAAGTGACGGTAAAAGTTCTAAACTCTATAAAAAGCTGGTAGACGAACAAAATATCGCCTTACAGGTAGGGGCTTTTAATCTGGAACAGGAAGACTACGGGATGTACCTTATATATGCCCTACCACAAGGTGAAACCAGCCTGGATAGCATTAACACTGAAATCGAAGACGAAATCACTAAACTTAGGAATGAATTAATTTCTGAGAGTGACTTCGAAAAACTTCAAAACAAAGCTGAAAACAGTTACGTAAATTCCAATTCAAGCATTGCCGGAATCGCAAACTCGCTAGCTAGAAATTATTTGCTTTATAAAGATACCAGTCTTATTAATGAGGAAATCGATATTTACAGAAATATCACCAGAGAGGATATTAAAGAAGTTGCCAACAAATATCTGAAACCAAACCAACGCGTAATCATCGATTACCTACCCGAAGAAAAGGAAGCGGAATAA
- a CDS encoding M16 family metallopeptidase, giving the protein MNKNILAIAVFLLGAVGLNAQVDRSTMPEPGPAPKVKVEEPETFELKNGLTVMLVENHKLPRVSMSLRFDNPPHSEGQKAGVSGVMGELLGQGTTTMPKDEFNERVDYLGARLNIYSGGASANTLSKYFPEILHLMADGVINPKFTEEEFDKTIARTKDYLKSNEKDVAYNAARVRSALAYGKDHPYGEFETQESIGNLSLSDVKNYYQTWFSPANAYLVIVGDVDKKEVKSLVKKEFSKWKKTAIPEVNIPKVKNVAQTEINFVDMPNAVQSEIALVNTVNLQKNQKDYFPVMVANKILGGGGEARLFLNLREDKGYTYGAYSRTGNDKYAATFVASASVRNEVTDSSVVAFLDEIYRIRNEKVSETELANAKAKLTGDFVLSLEQPSTIAGFAMEIETEDLDKDFYREYLENIDDVTLEDVQRVAKKYFLADQSRIVIAGKGSEVANKLENMQYKGKSFPVKYYSKYGEEIEKPDYNKALDPSVTVETVYSDYIDAIGGAEAAKAINTIAFTATTSIQGQELSLEQRKSNAGKFYQTVAVSGNVMQKQVYNGESGYMEVQGQKMPMNEEQIKAVAVEANTFPELNVSEDAKVTGIENIDGSDAYAVKVSESTTNYYDVESGLKVKTVTTVSQMGQTMSIPTTYSDYQEVEGIKMPFTISQSMGPQSFDLKVQEYKINEGVQDSDFE; this is encoded by the coding sequence ATGAATAAAAATATATTAGCAATTGCAGTATTTCTTTTGGGAGCTGTAGGACTAAACGCTCAGGTTGATCGTAGTACCATGCCAGAGCCTGGCCCCGCCCCAAAAGTAAAAGTAGAAGAACCAGAAACCTTCGAGCTAAAAAACGGATTAACCGTAATGTTGGTAGAAAACCACAAACTACCAAGAGTTTCTATGTCACTAAGATTTGATAACCCTCCACATTCTGAAGGCCAAAAAGCCGGCGTAAGTGGCGTAATGGGAGAACTTTTAGGACAGGGAACCACCACTATGCCTAAAGACGAATTTAACGAACGTGTAGATTATTTAGGAGCAAGACTTAATATTTATTCAGGAGGAGCTTCGGCCAATACGCTTTCCAAGTATTTCCCTGAAATTCTTCACTTGATGGCAGATGGAGTTATAAACCCTAAATTCACAGAAGAAGAATTCGATAAAACTATCGCACGTACAAAAGATTACCTAAAAAGTAATGAAAAAGATGTGGCTTACAATGCCGCCAGAGTACGTTCAGCTTTAGCGTATGGAAAAGATCACCCTTATGGAGAATTCGAAACCCAGGAGAGCATAGGAAATCTTAGCCTTTCAGATGTTAAGAATTATTACCAAACCTGGTTTTCACCAGCAAATGCTTACCTGGTAATTGTAGGGGATGTAGATAAAAAAGAAGTAAAAAGCTTAGTAAAGAAAGAATTTTCAAAATGGAAAAAGACAGCAATTCCAGAAGTTAACATTCCTAAAGTTAAAAATGTAGCTCAAACTGAAATTAACTTTGTAGATATGCCAAACGCAGTACAAAGTGAGATCGCTTTGGTAAATACTGTGAATCTTCAGAAAAACCAGAAGGATTATTTCCCAGTAATGGTGGCCAACAAAATCTTAGGAGGCGGTGGTGAAGCGCGTCTTTTCCTTAACCTAAGAGAAGATAAAGGATATACTTACGGTGCGTACTCAAGAACCGGTAACGATAAATATGCAGCAACTTTCGTAGCAAGCGCTAGTGTTCGTAATGAGGTGACCGATAGCTCTGTTGTTGCATTTTTAGATGAAATCTATAGAATTAGAAACGAAAAAGTTTCTGAAACCGAACTAGCCAATGCTAAAGCAAAACTTACGGGAGATTTTGTGCTTAGCCTGGAGCAGCCTTCTACTATTGCAGGTTTTGCCATGGAAATCGAAACTGAAGATTTGGATAAAGATTTCTATAGAGAGTACCTTGAAAATATCGACGATGTAACCTTGGAAGATGTGCAGAGAGTAGCAAAGAAATATTTCCTTGCCGATCAATCCCGAATTGTAATTGCAGGAAAAGGAAGTGAAGTTGCCAATAAACTGGAAAACATGCAGTATAAAGGCAAATCTTTCCCAGTTAAGTATTACAGTAAATATGGTGAAGAAATTGAAAAGCCAGACTACAACAAAGCTTTAGACCCTTCGGTTACAGTAGAAACTGTTTACTCAGACTATATAGATGCTATTGGTGGCGCAGAAGCTGCTAAAGCCATAAACACTATAGCTTTCACTGCAACTACCTCTATCCAGGGACAGGAGTTAAGTTTAGAACAACGAAAAAGCAATGCTGGCAAATTCTATCAAACTGTTGCCGTTTCTGGAAACGTTATGCAAAAGCAGGTTTACAATGGTGAATCTGGATATATGGAAGTACAGGGGCAAAAAATGCCAATGAACGAAGAACAGATAAAAGCCGTAGCTGTAGAAGCCAATACGTTCCCAGAACTTAATGTAAGCGAAGATGCTAAAGTAACCGGAATTGAAAACATCGATGGTAGTGATGCTTACGCAGTAAAAGTAAGTGAAAGCACCACAAATTATTATGATGTAGAAAGCGGACTAAAAGTTAAAACAGTTACAACTGTTTCGCAAATGGGACAGACCATGAGCATTCCAACAACTTATAGTGATTATCAGGAAGTTGAAGGTATAAAAATGCCATTTACTATTTCCCAAAGCATGGGACCACAGTCTTTTGATCTTAAAGTTCAGGAGTACAAAATTAATGAAGGAGTACAAGATTCGGATTTCGAATAA
- a CDS encoding DMT family transporter: MAAGKIKWIYLFILSLIWGSSFILIKKGLIGLSPLQVGAFRVIFAALFLILAGFKKIINLKFSQWKWIVVSGFVGSFFPIFLFSFAETKISSGIASILNAVTPLMTLVLGVLFFQDKMNGNKAIGVFVGLIGTAGLILSNASFNGSENYLYSLLGVLAAVCYAVNVNLLKRYLNDISALAVTAGCFTVLLVPALLILVWSGFFNENLSNIQLQQSVGFIAILGFLGTGVAMIMFNRLVQITNPVFTSSVTYTMPIIALGWGILDDEVFSLNQLIFAMLVIAGVLIVNRAKVISIKRKRKLA; the protein is encoded by the coding sequence ATGGCGGCTGGAAAAATCAAATGGATTTACCTTTTTATTCTCTCTTTAATCTGGGGAAGTTCTTTTATTCTTATCAAAAAAGGATTGATAGGTTTGTCTCCGCTTCAGGTTGGTGCTTTTAGAGTGATTTTTGCGGCTTTATTCTTGATCCTTGCAGGCTTTAAAAAAATCATTAATCTAAAATTCTCGCAATGGAAATGGATCGTTGTTTCCGGTTTTGTAGGTTCTTTTTTTCCGATTTTTCTTTTTTCTTTTGCTGAAACTAAGATTAGTAGCGGGATCGCTTCAATTTTGAATGCAGTTACCCCGTTAATGACCCTTGTTTTAGGAGTATTATTTTTTCAGGATAAAATGAATGGTAACAAGGCTATAGGTGTGTTTGTAGGCTTAATAGGTACTGCTGGGCTTATCCTTAGTAATGCCAGTTTTAATGGTAGTGAAAATTACCTATATTCATTATTAGGCGTTTTGGCAGCTGTTTGTTATGCGGTAAACGTAAACCTTTTAAAAAGATATTTGAATGATATTTCTGCACTTGCGGTAACTGCAGGCTGTTTTACGGTATTACTGGTTCCTGCCTTATTAATTTTAGTCTGGTCTGGATTTTTTAATGAAAATCTATCCAATATCCAGTTACAGCAATCGGTTGGTTTTATAGCGATTTTGGGTTTTTTGGGAACTGGTGTAGCCATGATTATGTTTAATCGGCTGGTGCAAATTACCAATCCTGTTTTTACCAGTTCGGTTACTTATACGATGCCAATTATAGCTCTGGGGTGGGGAATTTTAGATGATGAGGTTTTTAGTTTAAATCAGTTAATTTTTGCGATGCTTGTGATAGCCGGTGTTCTGATTGTCAACCGGGCTAAAGTAATTTCGATAAAAAGAAAAAGGAAGCTTGCCTGA
- the gldD gene encoding gliding motility lipoprotein GldD, whose translation MRYLGYTAIFFIFCLMLSCGNEVKPKPKAMLALSYPQPAYQPIRLNCPYTFEKNQLAEIAPSKSRNACWLNLDYPLLKGTIFITYQPVRNNLDSLLRDAQKLPLEHTIKADAIEGDIYTNDLHKVYGMFYELEGDAASQAQFYITDSTTHFLTGAVYFNTQPNYDSIYPAADYIKQDMRHLMETLRWQ comes from the coding sequence ATGAGGTATTTAGGCTATACTGCGATATTTTTTATATTTTGTTTGATGTTATCCTGCGGGAATGAGGTTAAGCCTAAGCCAAAAGCGATGCTGGCCTTAAGTTATCCACAGCCAGCCTACCAGCCAATACGCCTAAATTGCCCCTATACTTTTGAGAAAAATCAATTAGCTGAAATTGCTCCGTCTAAAAGTAGAAACGCTTGTTGGTTAAACCTGGATTATCCGCTTTTAAAGGGAACGATTTTTATTACTTATCAACCGGTAAGGAATAATCTGGATTCCTTATTAAGAGATGCTCAAAAGTTACCTTTGGAACACACTATAAAAGCCGATGCTATAGAAGGCGATATTTATACCAACGATCTTCATAAGGTCTACGGTATGTTTTATGAGCTAGAGGGAGATGCGGCATCACAGGCGCAATTCTATATCACCGATAGTACCACGCATTTTTTAACAGGTGCGGTTTATTTTAATACGCAACCTAATTACGATTCTATCTATCCGGCAGCAGATTATATAAAGCAGGATATGAGACATTTAATGGAAACACTTAGGTGGCAGTAA
- a CDS encoding gliding motility-associated protein GldE — MDPEPPSIILWAAFDYTQVISFIFLLLLLLCSAMISGAEVAFFSLTPADFMTEDGHKRTKSQEIVIKLLEKPKKLLATILVANNFINIAIVLLFDSVSDELFSGFDMVVFGLNLKLIFEVGVVTFLILLFGEILPKVYASRNNVQFSNLMAQPVNVLDSLFSPLSVPMRAVTLYLHEKLGKQRSFISIDHLSQALELTSEEDTTKEEQKILKGIVSFGNTDTKQVMRPRMDVFAISDEDTYAEIIPVIIENGYSRIPVYKENIDNVTGILYIKDLLPYLDRSDFEWTSLLREPYFVPENKKLDDLLNEFKEKKNHLAIVVDEYGGTSGLITLEDIIEEIVGDISDEFDDEDLIYSKLDEFNFVFEGRTPLKDFYKIIKLEDASLFEDNKGEAETLAGFLLEISGDFPQQNEIINFGNYNFKVEAVDDRRIKQIKLTILPV; from the coding sequence TTGGATCCAGAACCCCCCAGTATAATTTTATGGGCCGCGTTTGATTATACCCAGGTAATAAGCTTCATTTTTTTATTGCTGCTATTGTTATGCTCTGCCATGATATCTGGTGCAGAGGTAGCATTCTTTTCATTAACTCCGGCAGATTTTATGACTGAGGATGGTCATAAAAGAACAAAGTCTCAGGAGATTGTTATAAAGTTATTAGAGAAGCCCAAGAAACTACTTGCGACCATTTTGGTGGCTAACAACTTTATTAACATCGCTATTGTATTATTGTTCGATTCGGTTTCAGATGAGTTGTTTAGCGGGTTTGATATGGTAGTTTTTGGCTTAAACCTAAAGCTTATTTTTGAAGTTGGAGTGGTAACTTTTTTAATCTTGCTTTTTGGTGAAATTCTACCAAAAGTTTATGCCAGCCGTAATAATGTACAGTTCTCTAATCTTATGGCGCAGCCGGTAAATGTACTGGATTCTTTATTTTCTCCTTTAAGTGTTCCCATGCGTGCCGTTACCTTGTATTTGCACGAGAAGTTGGGGAAACAACGTTCTTTTATAAGTATAGACCATCTTTCGCAAGCTTTAGAATTGACCAGTGAAGAGGATACTACCAAAGAAGAGCAGAAAATATTAAAAGGCATCGTTTCTTTTGGAAATACCGATACCAAACAGGTCATGCGTCCACGTATGGATGTTTTTGCGATAAGTGATGAAGATACTTATGCAGAAATTATTCCCGTAATTATTGAAAATGGATATTCCAGGATTCCGGTTTATAAGGAAAATATCGATAATGTAACCGGTATTTTATACATCAAAGATTTATTGCCTTATCTGGACCGCAGTGACTTTGAATGGACATCCCTTCTAAGAGAACCTTATTTTGTTCCTGAAAACAAAAAACTGGATGATCTTTTAAATGAATTTAAGGAAAAGAAAAACCATCTGGCGATTGTTGTAGATGAATATGGCGGCACCAGTGGGTTGATTACTCTTGAAGATATTATTGAAGAGATTGTAGGGGATATTAGCGATGAGTTTGATGATGAGGATTTAATTTATTCGAAATTGGATGAATTTAATTTTGTTTTTGAAGGTCGAACCCCGCTTAAAGATTTTTATAAAATTATAAAATTAGAGGATGCTTCTTTATTTGAAGATAATAAAGGCGAAGCCGAAACTTTAGCTGGTTTTTTACTGGAAATATCAGGCGATTTTCCGCAGCAAAACGAAATTATTAATTTTGGGAATTATAATTTTAAAGTCGAGGCTGTTGATGATCGGCGTATTAAGCAAATTAAATTGACGATTTTACCTGTATGA